CCCCGTTCATGACCCAGGACCCGGATCGCACGCCCGCCCCACCCGCCGCTCTCCTGGTCGTGGGCAACACCCGCGCCCGGACCGCAAGCTACGCCGACGGGGCCGTCCACCACTCGGCTTCACACGCAGCCACCGACGCCGCGGCCATCGCCGACGCGCTCGCGCCCTTCCTGGACGATCACCACGGCGCTCCGCTTTTGATCGCCAGCGTCAACCAGCCAGCCGCCCAGGCCGCCGCCGGGGCGCTCTCGGCGCACACCGAGCACGTTGCGTACGCGGGCAAGGAATTCGCCGTCCCGCTGGTCACCGCTGCGACCAGGCCCGATCGCGTGGGCATCGATCGACTCCTCTGCTGCCTGGCTGCCTTCCGCATGGCCGAGCAGGCATGCATCGTGATCGACGCCGGTACCGCCATCACGGTCGACTTCATCGACGGGCAGGGCACCCACCACGGCGGCGCCATCGCCCCGGGCGTGGGAGCGATGCTCGCCGGCCTGAACTCCGCGGCGCCAGCGCTTCCGAAGCTGAGTGCCGCCGACGCGTTCGCGATCTCAATTCCTGAGGCCGAACCCTGGGGACGCGACACCGAGCCCGCCATGGCTCTTGGCGTAAAGCAAGCCGCCATCGGGCTCGTGCACGGCCTGGTGGATCGCTTCGCGCTCGCCTACGGAGGCTACCCACGCGTCATCGCGACCGGCGGTGACGCCCTCCCGTTGTTCGAGAACGACGAGATCGTCGAGCATGTCGTGCCAGACTTGCAACTGGCCGGCCTTGCGCGCGCGTACGAAGCGATGGTGAACGCCGATGAGGACGACGACGGCTGAACCATTTCAGCGGACCTGGTTTTCCCAGCTCCACTGGAGCGACTCATCCAGCGGCTCGACACGCATCGCGGCCCGAAGCCGCTCAAACAAGGCCGCCATTGCGCGCTGCTCGGCGTCCAGTTCCAATCGCTCGATCAACTCGCCACGCACCGATTCGGGCGGCGCCTGATCCGCCGAACGCTCATTCACGACGTACGCCACCGCGAATCCCTCGTCGAGTGCGATCACCGGCGTCAGCGTGCCCACGGCGGTTTCGAAGACGGCCTCACGGAACGCATCGGGGTACGTTGCGTCGAACCGTCCAACGGGGTCAAGCAATCCGCCGCGTGAGGCCGAGACGTCGCTGCTGTGCCTGGTTGCCAGCATCATGAATCGCGCCTCGCCCGACGCTCGCGACTGTGCGAGCGCCGCGGCAACCTCGGCTCGGTGGCGGGCAACCTCGCGCTCGCTGGCCATGACCAGCACCCGCACCTCGCGCCGCGCGCCATAGAGCACCTCATACAACCGGGCGATGTCGGCCTCGGTCGGGGCGGCAGCGTCATCCCTCGTCAGCTTGCGCGCCAGGGCATTGCGGCGGAGCAGGCCTTCGAACCACGTGGGTCCCCACCCACGTCGCGCCCGCGCCTCCGCCACGATGCGGCCGCGCTGCTGCCGATCGGTCAGACCAACACCCGCCAGCGCGCGCTCCACGATCGCACGCTCCGCCTTCAGGTCATTTTCGTCGACCTGCACGCCCGCGCGGTCAGCCTCGCGCGCCACGGCTCGATCAAGGGCGATGGCCTCGAGCCCGGCAGCCCCAGCTCGCTCGGCCAGCAGCGGCCAGAGGTCTTCGCGGGTCACCAGCGTGCCGTCGATGAGAGCCGAACGCGAAGCGGGCTGAAGGCGTGTCGGTCCGGCGTCGAAATCGCTCCCACGTTCGGTGGAAGAGCAGCCAATTCCAAACAAAATAAGAACAAGCGTCGCCGGCTGGCCGATTTTGAGGATTCGGGACGAAAAAAGGGAACCGGAACGCTGCAAAAAGGTTTGTGGCATTCCGGAATGATCGGGTACACTGCCAAGACGTCAAGGGCCGACCCGAATATGTGTGATGGTTCCGATCAGCCATTCGCCGGGTCGTAGGGGGTTCTTGCTCGGGGGCCTCGTGGCCTCGCCAATGCCCGGTGATCGGCGGGCAGATCCAGGAAGGATGGACGACATGCTGCCAACCTCAAGGCTGCACCGGCTCGGGAACCGCCCGGGCTTCACCCTCATTGAGTTGCTGGTGGTCATCGCGATCATCGCTCTGCTGATCAGCGTCCTGCTGCCCGCCCTTGGCGAAGCCCGCAAGTCGGCCCGCCTGGCCATCTGCATGGGCAACATGAAGCAGTTCGGCTTCGCGACGGGTACGTACGCCGCCGATTACCAGGATCGCCAGTGGGGCTTCACCTGGAACGACAGCAACGACTGCGCTCAATCGGAGTTCGGCGATCTGCGGGCGGCGGCCAATCCGATGCAGGCCGCGGCCAACCAGGCCATCGACATCCTGCGCCGCCGAGCGACCCGCGACGACATGCCGCGTGTCACCGGCTGGATCCCCTACGTCTACTACAGCCACCTCGTCGTGAACGACTACCTCGCCCAGAAGCTGCCCGAGAAGATGGTCGTCTCGCCCGCCGACCGCGACCGCCTGAACTGGCAGGAAGATCCGGAGAACTTCTTCGATCAGAACTACTGGTTCCCGCGCCAGCCCACGGCCTCGAGCCGCAACAAGCGCTGGCCGTACAGCTCCAGCTACCAGCTCGTGCCCGCAGGGTACGACCGCACCGCCAACCCGGGAGATCGCGTTCGCCAGGCGAGCGCCCACTACTCCTACGGCAGCACCAGCCGCACCAAGCTGGGCGACGTGCGCCTGACCGCCGTCGACAGCCCGGCCCAGAAGGCCCAGATGCACGACGCCGAGGGACGCCACTTCGGAAAGGAGCCCATCTGGACCGGCTACGACCAGTGCCGCCAGCCCGTGCTCGCCTGGGACGGCTCGTGCATCGTGCGTCTGAGCCAGGATTTCAATCTCGGCTGGATTCCCACCTCGCCGACCAGTTCGCAGTACACCCGCATCAGCTACCAGCCCCGCGCGTGGGAGGCCCCCACCTTCACGGGCGCCACGTCTGACATCACGCCCGGCAAGCTCCGCTGGACGCGTGGCGGCGTGAAGGGCATCGACTTCGGCGGCACCGAGATCGATACCGGCCAATACTAAGCCCAACAGGCCGGGCCAAGTAGACCGGGCCGAGCCCGTGTCACCAACATGAATCTTCGCATAAACCCGCATAATGTGCGGGTTTTGTTATAGTTACCCTGAAAATTCTCTGGACATGGATCGAACTCTCTGGTAATCTCAAAGTGTCGGGCTTCCCCCCGATGCGACGCTTCGGTGTTGCCTCGTGTTCTGGCCGCAACGGCGCGTCGCCCAAGGCTCTTTGGGGAGTACGAACCATGTTGCGAAACATCTTGAATCACACCGGGACCAACGGCGTTCGCCGCGGCTTCACGCTCATCGAATTGCTGGTGGTCATCGCCATCATCGCGCTGCTCATCAGCGTGCTGCTGCCCGCGCTGGGCGAGGCTCGCAAGACAGCGAGACTGGCCATCGATCTGGGC
This portion of the Phycisphaerales bacterium genome encodes:
- a CDS encoding type III pantothenate kinase, yielding MTQDPDRTPAPPAALLVVGNTRARTASYADGAVHHSASHAATDAAAIADALAPFLDDHHGAPLLIASVNQPAAQAAAGALSAHTEHVAYAGKEFAVPLVTAATRPDRVGIDRLLCCLAAFRMAEQACIVIDAGTAITVDFIDGQGTHHGGAIAPGVGAMLAGLNSAAPALPKLSAADAFAISIPEAEPWGRDTEPAMALGVKQAAIGLVHGLVDRFALAYGGYPRVIATGGDALPLFENDEIVEHVVPDLQLAGLARAYEAMVNADEDDDG
- a CDS encoding peptidylprolyl isomerase; translated protein: MTREDLWPLLAERAGAAGLEAIALDRAVAREADRAGVQVDENDLKAERAIVERALAGVGLTDRQQRGRIVAEARARRGWGPTWFEGLLRRNALARKLTRDDAAAPTEADIARLYEVLYGARREVRVLVMASEREVARHRAEVAAALAQSRASGEARFMMLATRHSSDVSASRGGLLDPVGRFDATYPDAFREAVFETAVGTLTPVIALDEGFAVAYVVNERSADQAPPESVRGELIERLELDAEQRAMAALFERLRAAMRVEPLDESLQWSWENQVR
- a CDS encoding type II secretion system protein encodes the protein MLPTSRLHRLGNRPGFTLIELLVVIAIIALLISVLLPALGEARKSARLAICMGNMKQFGFATGTYAADYQDRQWGFTWNDSNDCAQSEFGDLRAAANPMQAAANQAIDILRRRATRDDMPRVTGWIPYVYYSHLVVNDYLAQKLPEKMVVSPADRDRLNWQEDPENFFDQNYWFPRQPTASSRNKRWPYSSSYQLVPAGYDRTANPGDRVRQASAHYSYGSTSRTKLGDVRLTAVDSPAQKAQMHDAEGRHFGKEPIWTGYDQCRQPVLAWDGSCIVRLSQDFNLGWIPTSPTSSQYTRISYQPRAWEAPTFTGATSDITPGKLRWTRGGVKGIDFGGTEIDTGQY